Sequence from the Saccharopolyspora pogona genome:
CGCCGGGCACCGCGAGATTACGGACACCTATACCAGGCCGTACCAGGCGCTGGTCGACTACCTCGACCAGCTGGACGCCGCCGGGGTGCCGAAGACCGACCGGGTGCTCGCCGCGCTCGGCCCGAAGGTACTCGAGCTCGCCGGCGACCGGGCCGCGGGAGCGCACCCGTACCTGACGGTTCCCGCGCACACGAGGCAGGCCAGGGAGATCCTGGGCGACGCACCGCTGCTCGCCCCGGAGCAGAAGGTCGTGGTCGACACCGACCAGAACCGGGCCCGCGCCACGGGTCGCGCCTCGGTGGGCATGTACCTGAACCTGAACAACTACACCCGTAACCTGCGCCGCTTCGACTTCACCGACGACGACCTCGCGCCACCCGGCAGCGACCGCCTGATCGACGCTGTGGCCCTGCACGGCACCGCGGCCGAGATCGCCGAAGGCATCAACGCGCATCTGGATGCGGGCGCGAACCACGTGAGCATCCAAGCCCTCGGCGACGACCCGCTGCCGTCCTACCGCGCACTCGCCGAAGCGCTCCGCTGACTTCAGGACTCAACCCGGGACGCATCGGGGTTTCTCCCCGATGCGCGGGCGAAGGCACAGCCGGAGGATTCTCCCGTCCTGAGTAGCACGATCGAGGGAGTCTTGCGTGAGGACGTCCTGGTCGAGGTCGCCGTGGACGTTCTTCGCGCTGGT
This genomic interval carries:
- a CDS encoding LLM class F420-dependent oxidoreductase, with amino-acid sequence MTATLGKLGIWRISTALDPELAIEVEKLGYGTIWIGGSPPADLALAERLLDATDSITVATGIVNIWNSAPQAVAASYQRIVAKHPDRFVLGIGAGHREITDTYTRPYQALVDYLDQLDAAGVPKTDRVLAALGPKVLELAGDRAAGAHPYLTVPAHTRQAREILGDAPLLAPEQKVVVDTDQNRARATGRASVGMYLNLNNYTRNLRRFDFTDDDLAPPGSDRLIDAVALHGTAAEIAEGINAHLDAGANHVSIQALGDDPLPSYRALAEALR